The Malus domestica chromosome 10, GDT2T_hap1 genome contains a region encoding:
- the LOC108171125 gene encoding uncharacterized protein isoform X1, translating to MDETMKQFQKSLIELETEAEHLLLARNQMVENDRVRNGNREALTSLRKIARTTKTSVPSPFESIMKEIGGPQSRPLVKEVCPTCGNHDSNDRTWMMFPGTDVFARIPFHAAHTILETEQEQLDLDSRRLQGIVKEKSLVISGKGALADKICPGVLKSLVTLTDKPR from the exons ATGGATGAGACCATGAAGCAGTTCCAGAAAAGCTTAATTGAGCTCGAGACTGAAGCTGAGCATCTCCTTCTAGCTCGAAACCAG ATGGTTGAAAATGACAGGGTGAGGAATGGGAACAGAGAAGCACTTACATCTCTGAGGAAGATAGCTCGGACAACCAAAACTAGCGTTCCATCTCCTTTCGAGTCAATAATGAAGGAGATTGGAGGGCCTCAATCAAGACCTCTGGTGAAGGAGGTATGCCCTACCTGTGGCAACCATGACTCAAATGACCGTACTTGGATGATGTTCCCGGGAACTGATGTCTTTGCAAGGATTCCATTTCATGCTGCCCATACCATCTTGGAGACAG AACAAGAACAACTTGATTTAGACTCTAGAAGGTTGCAAGGCATTGTGAAGGAGAAATCCCTTGTGATTTCGGGCAAAGGTGCCCTTGCTGATAAGATCTGTCCGGGTGTGCTGAAGTCCTTGGTAACCCTGACAGACAAACCAAGGTGA
- the LOC108171125 gene encoding uncharacterized protein isoform X2, with amino-acid sequence MVENDRVRNGNREALTSLRKIARTTKTSVPSPFESIMKEIGGPQSRPLVKEVCPTCGNHDSNDRTWMMFPGTDVFARIPFHAAHTILETEQEQLDLDSRRLQGIVKEKSLVISGKGALADKICPGVLKSLVTLTDKPR; translated from the exons ATGGTTGAAAATGACAGGGTGAGGAATGGGAACAGAGAAGCACTTACATCTCTGAGGAAGATAGCTCGGACAACCAAAACTAGCGTTCCATCTCCTTTCGAGTCAATAATGAAGGAGATTGGAGGGCCTCAATCAAGACCTCTGGTGAAGGAGGTATGCCCTACCTGTGGCAACCATGACTCAAATGACCGTACTTGGATGATGTTCCCGGGAACTGATGTCTTTGCAAGGATTCCATTTCATGCTGCCCATACCATCTTGGAGACAG AACAAGAACAACTTGATTTAGACTCTAGAAGGTTGCAAGGCATTGTGAAGGAGAAATCCCTTGTGATTTCGGGCAAAGGTGCCCTTGCTGATAAGATCTGTCCGGGTGTGCTGAAGTCCTTGGTAACCCTGACAGACAAACCAAGGTGA